One Gossypium arboreum isolate Shixiya-1 chromosome 13, ASM2569848v2, whole genome shotgun sequence genomic window, ggatcaaaatgtcatctatgaacacaaccacaaattgaTACAGATActgtctgaaaatctgattcatcaaatccatgaaaacagtgggtgcattagtaagttcgaaaggcataactagaaactcataatgtccataccttgttcagAAAGcaatctttggcacatcagagtctttaactcgcaactgataataacctgatcttaaatctatatttgaaaatactatagcccctttcagttgatcgtATAGGTCgtcaatccgtggcaacggatacttattctttatagtcaccttattgagctgtttaTAGTtgttacacattctcatagttccgtctttctttttcacaaataaaattggtgcaccccatggagagaaactcggtcgccgaaacctctatctgtcaactcacTTAACTgaaactttcaattttttttaatttagtaagTGCccttctatacagagctatcgatatcaaaGTCGTCCTcaacactaactcaataccaaactctacttcttggagaggtggtaaacccgacaattcttcaagaaacacatccgaatactcacacacaactggtactgattcaatctttctttcggtCACTTTATTATCAAGCACCTAcgaaagtaagcttcacaactctTTCTCACCTAttttctaagctaacatcgaaAATATCACTAtcagtaaaccattcagatcattaaacTTAATCTGATTAATCTCATCATTttggcatctcaaatcaatagtctttcatttgcagtttacaacagcattgtccaaagtcaaccaatccatactcaaAATTATACCAAACTCGTCGAAtgataataacatcaaatcaaccgGAAGACATGAATCTCGAAccatcaacggacaattcttacacattttatcaaccagAATATACCAGCCCAAGTGATGTGAGCACACCCGGGGCATCCTTGAATACAAAACAAGATCAAATCGAGCTTCCAAAGGGTCCCATGACTCGAGCTCAAACCAAGCAATTTCAAGATGCTATAACAGTCTTGGTGATGTGCATTTGGGACGACAACAAGGTCCTTGATGTTGGAAGAGCTAAGGACGACTCCTGAAGACTCCATGCACCATTTTGCAATTCGATTTCAGCTCCTCTCCAGCTCCCCATGCGCCATTCAGTTTCCATCAGCTCGCTTGAGCTCGattcagctcatttgagctcgaatttagctcgtttcagctcatttcttcTTCATCTCAAAAAACTAAgtcttattttagtttttaattaagtttgctacagctcatgccgaaactcctagctcaacttagctcactaagtgttttgactatttgagctagccgaatttattAGTTGACTCTTATTTAATTTGTCTAAATTTAGTTATTGCTATTAAGTTGtttagttaatattttaattataattatatgaatagttgtgtgttatttaattatgttaattgattcATGTAGGTTGGCCGAATGTGGAAGGTTCATTGACAAGATGCATGAACGGGAAAGTACAATGAATGGGAGGATGCATGCATGGatcggttcaatgtttggaagttATACATTCATGAACATGGAGGGTTAATGAATATTGAAGATGCATCTCCCATGGGCGGGTCACATGCATGTATGAGGGACATTTAATgcaagtgcatgtacggctagattcAAGCCTCCTACCAAGTTCCATGTACAGCCGATGCATGTGGGAGGGCTCTTGGTGTTTCCTAAGCACCTATTTGGCCAAGAGACACCTCTTGGAAGTATCATGCACACCTTGGCTGAACCTAAACAACCCGTTGAGTTTCCAAAGGTGTACATCCATCAAGTGACTTAAAGCTCATGCATGAAGCTGTCCAAACACATTCCTATCAGCTGAATCAAGACAAGAAAATTAAAGTGTTCATTCTAGAATATTCTAGCTAGTTCATGATCGAATTTGCTTAGCCTTTAAGCTAGCTAGTTTTTCCATTCGGTTACTACATGATTGCCTTTAAATAGTTTATTCATTtcattgtaaaaggacttttgccaaatttgttaatgaacattgttcttgtgaggttgcttcctctcatatctcgtacaagtttcgaagacttatctagtttgtgctagtggcgtctaccgatcttgtttgaacttatcaccagctTTGGTGTGGTGTTCACCTATCCAGCTATCCATAATTTCACCTTAACCATATAGGAATCGGGGTGACACTagttagtgttgaatcattcctgacgttaagttcgtttTTTTCATTTCCATCTTTCAACCTACTTTCTTGATATCCCAAACTGAACCATTTAGCCATCACCCATCTCTGCTACATAAACTGAACCTATCCCTAAACTTATCtactttgaaaccttccgcttaacCTTTTCTAACTCTTTTACTACTATTACTTAAATCTGAGGCACGAACGACtttctcgaactacgatcgggcaactacgtgaattcgactcaccTACCTGGGCCGATTCACATCATTTGGTATTAGAGCTTGTAAATCGAGAAGCGTCGACATTCGTATCAAGTTCTTCTTAGGttcattttgtaaaaaaaaattcaaatatataaaaaaaatttgtatTTTCGTTTATCCTTGTAAAAGTGTTatattgaaattgaaaaaaaaaaagagaaaaaatatatatataggaaattttaaaaaaaaaagtgaagagCTCAAATTCTCTATTGTGTCTATCCGTGTACTGAGCGTCAAGTGTTCGTTTCATTAGCTTTGTACCCCCTTCTTTCCCAAAAATGCCACACTACACCAAAGAAActtttcttttagcctacccgtaTCCATTCATTTTTATCCCTTGTAACCACTTTGAAGCCGACCCCAAGGCACTAAGACGAgtcgaaagaaacaaaatacgaggttacgagagtaagcttgagtggAAAAGGGTTAGAGTGCGTGAGTGCATTCGAGTGTCGAAAAAGCCAAAAACGAATGAAACACGAGTGGAATGTTCATCAATATTTTATTTGTGAGTGAAATAATGAGATTTGTGGTGAGGATTCTAACTTTTCTTGCTGATTCAACATGGCGCAAGACAAAAAGCTTCTTGTTGTTAAAAGAATCCTCAGTATCCAAAGTCTTGAAAATGAACAACAACGGGAGAATATCTTCCATTCTCGATGCCAAGTTCAAGGGAAAGTCTGTAGTTTGATCATCGATGGTGGAAGCTGTACCAATGTGGCAAGCACTTTAATGGTGGAGAGACTAGGCTTGACCACCACCAAACATCCGAGCCCCTACAAACTCCAATGGCTCAATGACGGTGGCGAAATCAAGGTAACCAAGCAAGTACTTGTTTCTTTTTAAATCGGTAAGTACAACAACGAGGTACTTTGTGATGTTGTTCCCATGTACGCGGGACATCTGTTGCTTGGGAGGCCGTGGCAATATGATTGAAGAGTCACCCATGATGGGTATACCAACCGATATACATTCAAGTACCAAGGCAAGAATATCACTTTGGCACCTTTGACGCCAAAGCAAGTTTTCGAGGATCAAATGAGAATGAAGTCTGTTGTAAATCAATTGAGAGAAGATgaaaagaatgaatgtgaaaaaagaaaagaaaatgaaaaagaaaagaaaaaaacaagaaaaaaatacaaaaatagcaaaagaaaaaaaacaaagtgagaaaagaaaaagaagagcaaGAAAAAGAGATTAGAAAAAAAAGTATGTTTGCAAAAAAAAGAGAAGTTCGAAGAGCAATTCTATCAAAACAAACCATTCTTGTACTCTTGTACAAGGAAAATCTTTTTAGCACTAATGAATTGCCCGAGGAATTGCCCTCTTCTATTTTGAGCCTTTTGCAGGATTTCCAGGACGTTTTCCCGAAAGAGACTCCGAGTGGATTACCACCTCTTCGAGGAATCGAGCACCAAATCGATTTTGTGCCCGGAGCGATAATTCCAAATCGACCTACCTATAGAACGAATCCTGAAGAAACCAAAGAACTACGATGGCAAGTCAACGAATTGATGGAAAAGGGCTATATTAGAGAGAGTCTTAGTCCTTGTGCCGTGCCAGTCCTCTTGGTGCCGAAAAAGGATGGTACTTGGCGAATGTGTGTCGATTGTTGTGCTGTGAATAAAATCACTATCAAATATCGACATCCGATTCCTAGACTAGATGACATGCTAGACGAACTAAGTGGAGCTAAACTATTCTCCAAGATCGATCTAAAAAGCGGATATCACCAAATTCGTATGCGAGAAGGCGACAAGTGGAAAACTAACTTCAAAACGAAACATGGTTTGTATGAGTggttggtcatgccgtttggctTAACCAACGCTCCTAGTACCTTTATGAGACTCATGAACCATGTGTTGAGATCCTTCATTGGTAAGTTTTGTGTTGTTTACTTCGATGATATTCTCATATATAGCAAGACTTTGGAAGATCATGTAATACATCTTAAGCATGTTCTTGACACACTGCGTAAGGAAACTCTCTTTGCTAATCTTAAGAAATGTACTTTTTGCTCTGACAAAGTTATCTTTCTTGGTTTTGTGGTTAGTGCACAAGGTTTGGAAGTCGATCAAGAGAAGATAAAGGCAATACAAGAGTGGCCGAGACCTATATCCATTAGCCAAGTTTGAAGCTTCCATGGATTGGCAAGCTTTTATCGGCGATTTGTGCCCAACTTCAGCACATTGGCCGCACCTTTGACAAGTGTGATCAAAAAGAACTCCGCGTTCCATTGGGGAGATGAGCAAGAGAGGTCTTTTATCGAGATTAAAAATTGTCTTACTAACGCACCTTTACTTATTTTGCTAGATTTTTTGAAGACCTTTGAACTTGAGTGTGATGCATCCAGTGTGGGAATTGGAGCTGTCTTAACCCAAGACGGACGACCCATTGCCTATTTTAGTGAGAAGCTTAGTGGAGCCCCACTTAATTATCCGGTCTACGACAAAGAAATGTATGCGTTAATACGGGCTCTTGAAACTTGGCAACATTATTTGTGGCCAAAAGAGTTTGTGATCCATTCCGACCACGAATCCCTAAAACATATAAAGGGTCAAAACAATTTGAACAAGAGGCACGCTAAGTGGGTCGAGTACCTTGAGTCATTTCCCTATGTAATTAAGTACAAGAAAGGTAAAGACAACGTAGTAGCTGATGCCCTATCGCGGAGGTACACTTTACTTTCTACTCTTGAATCAAAGCTACTTGGGTTTTCATTCTTAAAAGAATTGTATGCCAACGATGTTGATTTTGGAGAGATTTATTCTGCTTGTGAGCATGTTGCATTTGAGAAATTTTATAGGTTTGACGGGTTTCTGTTCAAGGAAGGTAAGATCTGTGTTCCACAAAGCTCTGTTCGGGATTTGCTTGAGCAAGAAGCACATAGTGGAGGACTCATGGGACATTTTGGAGTTGGCAAGATGTTAGCCACTCTTAACGAACATTTTTATTTGCCTAGGATGAGGTGAGACGTGGGACGGGTTTGTGAGCGATGTGTGGTGTGCAAATGAACAAAATCCAAGATTCAACCCCATGGACTTTACACGCCATTACCTATACCTGAAACTCCTTGGACGGATATATCCATGGATTTCATCCTCGGTTTGCCCCGAACTAAAACGGGAAAGGATTCTATATTTGTAGTTGTAGATCGCTTAtctaaaatgtcacattttattgCTTGTGCAAAAACTGATGATGCTGTGCAtatttctaaccttttctttaggGACATTGTTCGTTTACATGGAGTACCGCGAACTATCGTGTCAGATCGAGACTCGAAATTTCTTAGCCATTTTTGGAGGTCACTATGGGGTAAACTCGGAACCAAATTATTATTTTCAACTACCTGTCATCCTCAAACGGATGGACAAACCGAAGTGGTCAACCGAGTACTTTCTACTCTTCTACGGGCTATCATTCGTAAGAATTTAAAATCGTGGGAAGAATGTTTGCCCCATATTGAGTTTTTCTATAATAGAACGGTCCATTCAGCAACCAAACCATTCACCTTTTGAAGTGGTCTATGGGTTTAATCCGAAAACTCCTTTAGACTTAGTTCCTCTACCTAATAACCAATTGATTCATTTTGATGCTAGAAAAAAGGCCGATTTCGTGAAGAAGCTACATCAACAAGTGCAAGCTAATATAGAGGCAAGGACTAAGTCTTATGTGTAGCAAGCAAACAAGGGGCGAAAGAGAGTCATATTTGAGCCCAGTGATTGGGTTTGGGTCCATATGCGCAAGGAATGATTTCTGACTTGACTTATGGGTAAATATAACATAAGTGCTAGTTTTAACGTTTCAGATTCGTCCCCTTTTGATACAGATTccaacttgaggacaagtcacttTGAAGATAGGGGGAATGATGTGAGCACACCCGGGGCATCCTTGAATGCAAAAGAAGATCAAATCGAGCTTCCAAAGGGTCCCATGACTCGAGCTCGAACCAAGCAAATTCAAGATGCTATAACAGCCTTGGTGATGCGCATTTGGGAAGACAGCAAGGTCCTTGATGTTGGAAGAGCTAAGGACGACTCCTTGAAGACTCCATACACCCTTTTGCAATTCGATTTCAGCTCCTCCCCAGCTCCCCATGCGCCATTCAGTTTCCATCAGCTCGCTTGAGCTTgattcagctcgtttgagctcgaattcagctcgtttcagctcatttcttcTTCATCTCAATAAACTAAgtcttattttagtttttaattaagtttgctacagctcatgctgaaacccctagctcaacttagctcactaagtgttttgaCTATTTGAGCTAGTCGAATTTATTAGTTGACTCTTATTTAATTTGTCTAAATTTAGTTATTGCTATTAAGTTGtttagttaatattttaattataattatatgaatagttgtgtgttatttaattatgttaattgattcatgtaggttagccgaatgtgGAAGGTTCATTGACAAGATGCATGAACGGGAAAGTACAATGAATGGGAGGATGCATGCATGatcggttcaatgtttggaagttATACATTCATGAACATGGAGGGTTAATGAATATTGAAGATGCATCTCCCATGGACGGGTCACATGCATGTATGAGGGACATTTAATgcaagtgcatgtacggctagattcAAGCCTCCTACCAAGTTCCATGTACAGCCGATGCATGTGGGAGGGCTCTTGGTGTTTCTtaagcacctattcggccaagagacacctctTGGAAGTATCATGCACACCTTGGCCAAACCTAGACAACCCGTTGAGTTTCCAAAGGTGTACATCCATCAAGTGACTTAAAGCTCATGCATGAAGCTGTCCAAACACATTCCTATCAGCCGAATCAAGACAAGACAATTAAAGTGTTCATTCTAGAATATTCTAGCTAGTTCATGACCGAATTTGCTTAGCCTTTAAGCTagctagtttgtccattcggTTACTACATGATTGCCTTTAAATAGTTTATTCATTtcattgtaaaaggacttttgtcaaatttgttaatgaacattgttcttgtgaggttgcttcctctcatatctcgtacaagtttcgaagacttatctagtttATGCTAGTGGCATCTAccgatcttgtttgaacttatcaccagctTTGGTGTGGTGTTCACCTATCCAGCTATCCATAGTTTCACCTTAACCATATAGGAATCGGGGTGACACTagttagtgttgaatcattcctgatgtTAAGTTCGTTTTTTTCATTTCCATCTTTCAACCTACTTTCTTGATATCCCAGACCGAACCATTTAGCCATCACCCATCTCTGCTACATAAACCGAACCTATCCCTAAACTTATCtactttgaaaccttccgcttaacCTTTTCTAACTCTTTTACTACTATTACTTAAATCCGAGGTACGAACGACTTTCTCGAACTACGATCgagcaactacgtgaattcgactcaccTACCCGGGCCAGATCATATCACCAAgggatttgatattttaattacaaactcaacagactctacaggcaaaggcttactggatactaaggtctcacatacataagaatgagttgaaccaaaatcaatcaatgcaattgcAATAGTATAATAGAGAGTGattgtaccagtaataacattaggggatgaagcctcctcgtaCGCCTGAATGGCAATAGCTCTGGTAGGTGCGTGAGCCTCAGATCCAACTGCGgtgtctttagttcctctctgactgctactTACATTTCCCACATTTCTAGAAGACCTACCCTCagctga contains:
- the LOC128286808 gene encoding uncharacterized protein LOC128286808 — translated: MAQDKKLLVVKRILSIQSLENEQQRENIFHSRCQVQGKVCSLIIDGGSCTNVASTLMVERLGLTTTKHPSPYKLQWLNDGGEIKENLFSTNELPEELPSSILSLLQDFQDVFPKETPSGLPPLRGIEHQIDFVPGAIIPNRPTYRTNPEETKELRWQVNELMEKGYIRESLSPCAVPVLLVPKKDGTWRMCVDCCAVNKITIKYRHPIPRLDDMLDELSGAKLFSKIDLKSGYHQIRMREGDKWKTNFKTKHGLYEWLVMPFGLTNAPSTFMRLMNHVLRSFIVIFLGFVVSAQGLEVDQEKIKAIQEWPRPISISQGQNNLNKRHAKWVEYLESFPYVIKYKKGKDNVVADALSRRYTLLSTLESKLLGFSFLKELYANDVDFGEIYSACEHVAFEKFYRFDGFLFKEGKICVPQSSVRDLLEQEAHSGGLMGHFGVGKMLATLNEHFYLPRMRDIVRLHGVPRTIVSDRDSKFLSHFWRSLWDSNLRTSHFEDRGNDVSTPGASLNAKEDQIELPKGPMTRARTKQIQDAITALVMRIWEDSKVLDVGRAKDDSLKTPYTLLQFDFSSSPAPHAPFSFHQLA